Proteins encoded together in one Lathyrus oleraceus cultivar Zhongwan6 chromosome 5, CAAS_Psat_ZW6_1.0, whole genome shotgun sequence window:
- the LOC127086208 gene encoding uroporphyrinogen decarboxylase 1, chloroplastic — protein MDTIPTSINSGLGWSSSSLFQQSNCFNLLSLPLKRKPSLTKFSLTCSAASSSSDPLLVKAARGDPVSRPPAWMMRQAGRYMAAYKKLAEKHPSFRERSETTDLIVEISLQPWKAFRPDGVIIFSDILTPLPAFGIDFDIEDVRGPVIQSPIRSEEGLKVLHAIDFDKLRFVGESLKTLRKEVGGDAAVLGFVGAPWTLATYIVEGGTTRTYTNIKSMCHMAPHILRTLLSHLTKAIADYIVFQVESGAHCIQIFDSWGGQLPPHMWELWSKPYIKEIVNLVKKKCPETPLVLYINGNGGLLERMIDTGVDVIGLDWTVDMADGRRRLGSGIGVQGNVDPAYLFSPLTALTEEIQRVVKCAGPRRHILNLGHGVLVGTPEEAVAHFFDVARSLKFDTVSQNNTANVV, from the exons ATGGACACCATCCCTACTTCCATCAACAG TGGTTTGGGATGGAGTTCTTCCTCGTTGTTTCAGCAATCAAATTGCTTCAACCTACTTTCTCTTCCTCTTAAACGAAAACCTTCTCTCACTAAGTTTTCTCTCACTTGCTCTGCCGCCTCTTCTTCCTCTG ATCCTCTTTTGGTTAAAGCTGCCAGAGGAGACCCGGTTAGTCGTCCTCCTGCATGGATGATGCGTCAGGCAGGAAGGTACATGGCTGCTTACAAAAAGTTAGCGGAGAAGCATCCGTCCTTCCGAGAGAGGTCAGAGACGACTGATCTCATTGTAGAAATTTCTTTGCAGCCTTGGAAAGCTTTCAGGCCTGATGGAGTAATTATTTTCTCTGACATCCTTACACCTCTACCTGCATTCGGGATTGACTTTGACATTGAAGATGTGAGGGGACCTGTAATACAGTCGCCTATCCGCTCCGAGGAGGGATTAAAGGTTTTGCACGCAATTGACTTCGACAAGCTTAGATTTGTAGGAGAATCACTTAAAACCCTGCGGAAAGAG GTTGGTGGTGATGCTGCTGTTTTAGGTTTTGTGGGAGCGCCTTGGACATTGGCAACATATATAGTTGAAGGCGGTACAACGCGCACGTATACTAACATTAAAAGCATGTGCCATATGGCACCACACATATTGAGGACTCTACTTTCTCATTTGACAAAGGCAATAGCAGATTACATCGTTTTCCAAGTCGAATCTGGGGCTCACTGCATACAAATCTTTGATTCATGGGGTGGACAGCTACCTCCTCATATGTGGGAACTTTGGTCAAAGCCTTATATCAAAGAG ATTGTAAATTTGGTGAAGAAAAAGTGCCCAGAGACACCACTTGTTCTTTATATAAATGGAAATGGTGGCCTTCTTGAGCGTATGATAGATACTGGAGTCGATGTTATTGGACTAGACTGGACAGTGGATATGGCTGATGGAAGAAGAAGATTAGGTAGCGGGATTGGCGTGCAAGGAAATGTGGATCCTGCTTACTTATTCTCTCCTCTTACTGCCCTGACAGAAGAAATTCAGAG GGTTGTGAAGTGCGCGGGACCTAGACGACACATTCTTAATCTCGGGCACGGTGTTCTTGTTGGTACACCTGAAGAAGCTGTTGCACATTTCTTTGATGTAGCCAGAAGTTTGAAGTTTGACACAGTCTCTCAAAATAACACTGCAAATGTAGTTTAA
- the LOC127086209 gene encoding probable carboxylesterase 18, which yields MTSTTAPLLPWKVRFTMSTISSLISVSHRSNDTVNRRLFNFFDRKTSPNPNSIDGVTSSDVIVDPTRDLWFRLFIPSSNPISDGSLPVFVFFHGGGFALFSPASITYNAVCRLFCRSFSAIIVSVNYRLAPEHRYPSQYDDGLAILKFLDQNNNVLGKSADISKCFLSGDSAGGNLAHHVAVRVSLEKFQVLKIIGLVSIQPFFGGEERTESEIRFNRVPIVSIDKTDWYWRMFLPDGSTRDHEAVNVSGPNAMDISNVDYPSTLLCVGGLDPLLDWQKRYYEWLIKSGKEVELIEYPNMIHVFFYFPELPETSQFISRVKDFMNKQMAHVN from the coding sequence ATGACCTCAACCACCGCACCACTCCTTCCATGGAAGGTTCGCTTCACCATGTCTACCATCTCTTCTCTCATCTCAGTCTCTCACCGTTCCAACGACACCGTCAACCGCCGTCTCTTCAACTTTTTTGATCGAAAAACCTCTCCTAACCCTAACTCCATCGATGGAGTCACTTCCTCTGACGTCATCGTAGACCCCACACGCGATCTATGGTTTCGCCTTTTCATCCCCTCCTCCAACCCCATCTCCGACGGGTCTCTCCCCGTCTTTGTGTTTTTTCACGGCGGCGGTTTTGCATTATTTTCTCCGGCTTCCATCACATACAACGCTGTTTGTCGTTTATTCTGCCGTTCGTTCTCCGCCATCATTGTATCTGTTAATTACCGTCTTGCCCCTGAGCATCGTTATCCTTCTCAATACGACGACGGTTTGGCAATCCTTAAATTCCTCGATCAAAATAACAACGTCTTAGGAAAATCAGCTGACATCAGCAAATGTTTTTTGTCGGGTGATAGTGCGGGTGGTAATTTAGCTCATCATGTAGCGGTCCGGGTTTCCTTAGAAAAGTTTCAGGTTTTGAAAATTATCGGTTTGGTTTCAATCCAACCTTTTTTTGGAGGTGAGGAAAGAACCGAATCTGAAATCCGATTCAACCGGGTACCTATTGTTTCAATCGATAAAACTGATTGGTATTGGAGGATGTTTTTGCCAGATGGGTCAACCCGTGATCATGAAGCGGTTAATGTTTCTGGACCTAATGCAATGGATATTTCGAATGTGGATTATCCGAGTACCCTTTTGTGTGTTGGTGGACTCGATCCATTATTGGATTGGCAAAAGAGATATTATGAATGGTTGATAAAATCCGGAAAAGAAGTGGAATTAATTGAATATCCAAATATGATTCATGTGTTCTTTTATTTTCCAGAATTACCAGAGACATCACAGTTTATTTCTAGAGTTAAGGAtttcatgaataagcaaatggCTCATGTGAATTAA